One segment of Cydia fagiglandana chromosome 12, ilCydFagi1.1, whole genome shotgun sequence DNA contains the following:
- the LOC134669245 gene encoding arrestin domain-containing protein 5-like, with product MPWQSCDIILNSGSTGCFYAGDIITGTVVVKFQQKQKIEHFDLDVTGISKASWTRPMPTIPYIKIYSETSVVLSIKTDIFPELQGKTVASGTYTHPFYFSLPPDLPSSFKSSIAKVFYFVKVQCKAAYKFKKKTFVTFNVLRNVDLNHLEEFLVPTFTEMHKIFWDSSKLSMQLQNHTGFAPNQIILFEVMICNESRVKMSKLIITLVREIEYNVSSGYLKEEKKVENVTYNKFKNEEKEVFNLSMKIPPTNPSSDYSMIKIEYKLSVTLDFSYHFSVHKDIPVKISTVPVIHVELFK from the exons ATGCCTTGGCAGTCTTGTGATATTATTTTGAACAGTGGTTCAACGGGTTGTTTTTATGCTGGTGACATTATAACTGGGACTGTTGTAGTGAAATTTCAGCAGAAACAGAAAATAGAAC ATTTTGATCTCGATGTTACTGGAATTAGTAAGGCGTCATGGACTAGACCAATGCCAACAATCCCGTATATAAAAATTTATTCAGAAACAAGCGTCGTCCTTAGTATTAAAACTGATATATTTCCTGAATTGCAAG GAAAAACTGTTGCTTCTGGGACATATACACAcccattttatttttcattgcCGCCGGACCTACCATCATCATTCAAAAGTTCCATAGcgaaagtattttatttcgtCAAAGTGCAATGCAAAGCGGCTTACAAATTCAAAAAGAAAACTTTTGTAACATTTAATGTCTTGAGGAATGTTGATCTCAACCACTTAGAAGAATTTTTG GTGCCCACATTTACGGAAATGCATAAAATATTTTGGGACTCGAGTAAACTGTCAATGCAATTGCAGAATCATACTGGATTTGCACCAaatcaaataatattatttgaagTAATGATATGTAATGAGAGCAGAGTAAAAATGTCGAAGCTTATTATCACATTAGTgcga GAAATAGAGTATAATGTATCTTCGGGTTATTTAAAGGAAGAAAAAAAGGTAGAGAACGTTACATACAACAAATTTAAAAACGAAGAAAAAGAAGTTTTCAACTTGAGCATGAAGATACCGCCGACAAATCCATCAAGCGATTATTCTATGATTAAAATAGAATATAAACTCTCG GTAACACTGGATTTTTCATATCATTTTTCCGTACATAAGGATatacctgtgaaaatttctacaGTACCAGTTATACATGTAGAACTATTTAAGTAG